In a single window of the Olivibacter sp. SDN3 genome:
- a CDS encoding NADH-quinone oxidoreductase subunit K has protein sequence MGLVLSILTGLLFGTGVYLLLHKSFMKLVAGVIIFGNACNLFLLIAGGLIRDNPAFVEKEGGGAVPTESMADPLPQAFILTAIVIGLGVQAFVIVLLKRVYQTSKTNNVDELTTTDKI, from the coding sequence ATGGGACTAGTATTATCTATTTTAACTGGGCTGCTGTTTGGAACAGGTGTTTACCTACTATTACATAAAAGTTTTATGAAGCTGGTGGCCGGTGTAATTATTTTTGGGAATGCCTGTAATCTATTTTTGTTGATAGCCGGCGGACTGATAAGGGATAATCCGGCTTTTGTAGAAAAGGAGGGGGGAGGTGCAGTTCCGACGGAAAGCATGGCCGATCCTCTTCCCCAGGCCTTCATTTTAACAGCCATTGTCATAGGACTTGGAGTGCAGGCTTTTGTTATAGTTTTGCTGAAAAGAGTTTACCAAACCAGCAAAACCAATAATGTGGATGAATTAACTACAACAGATAAAATATAA
- a CDS encoding MnhB domain-containing protein encodes MRTIILQMAIKTLMPIFFIYSLYLLFRGHDSPGGGFIGALVVSIGLVFHMISFGVEQTRATYRIDTMGLTATGLFISFIGAVSSMLLGEEFFFALWTTIKVPGIGTLSSVLLFDIGVYIAVVGAVLKIAFTIFEE; translated from the coding sequence ATGAGGACTATTATATTACAAATGGCGATCAAAACATTGATGCCGATATTCTTTATTTACTCTCTTTACCTATTATTTCGTGGCCATGACAGCCCTGGAGGAGGTTTCATTGGAGCATTGGTGGTTTCAATTGGCTTGGTATTCCATATGATATCTTTCGGTGTTGAACAAACAAGGGCAACTTATAGAATAGATACTATGGGGCTAACAGCTACAGGTTTGTTTATAAGTTTTATAGGGGCTGTTTCATCAATGTTGTTGGGAGAAGAGTTTTTTTTCGCCTTATGGACAACCATAAAGGTTCCTGGAATCGGAACCTTGAGTTCCGTACTCCTGTTCGATATTGGTGTATATATCGCTGTCGTTGGAGCTGTATTGAAAATCGCTTTTACCATATTTGAAGAATAG
- the mbhE gene encoding hydrogen gas-evolving membrane-bound hydrogenase subunit E, which produces MAIILLLTFLLSFFVLIFHKYIPKTIGYLSALVTFGIFLYFTSFIKVITAGQTVVHDLHWVPLFDVSLRFYLDGLSLFFALLVSFFGSLILMYASKYMEGKRQVNRFLFYLILFMSSMLGLVLSDHILLFYIFWELTSVSSYFLISYNNGQEESRRAALQALLVTNLGGLALFGGLLLLGNSAGSYHISEIIQSKIVSFDYYMPIAILILIGCFTKSAQFPFHFWLPNAMAAPTPVSAFLHSATMVKAGIFLIMRLNPALSGTDLWMYMLVFFGGMTALLGALKSLLQNDLKKILAYVTISTLGLLVATIGVGNTLALQAALIYLLVHACYKGALFLLVGNIDKQTKTRDVNQLSGLFETMPYSGVATALACLAMAGLPPTLGFIAKEKLYESLLVNNLLFAIIFVVSAIYVTLAIRIAYGVFFGRRKLPEVDDDSFTYTESSWMMWLPPMVFGCVGILFGLLGNSIASFLGQSSSSLMLEEKALDLGMWHGINWVLFLSIFTWVIGWIIYKYYLFVNKLVRYIIKSIPVSIERIYFWVLDVLTPMATKLILNLQNGQLTRYLKIIFATLILLLAAVYFKLDLLPTDWNFQQEIKLDRIYEFLPVMLILFGTIITLKNPSRLVMLVALSLLGFGVALFFAMFSAPDVSMTQFLVETITLVIFTIILRRLPKNASFPRVRRQLLMVLVSLSFGIMMTLILSTLQGFDPDPALKSFFLENSAPRGKGENVVNVILVDFRAFDTFGEMIVLSMTALGVMALIQLKPKEEKS; this is translated from the coding sequence ATGGCAATCATTCTATTACTAACGTTTCTTTTATCGTTCTTTGTTCTTATTTTTCATAAATATATACCCAAAACTATCGGTTACTTAAGTGCTTTAGTGACCTTCGGTATATTTCTTTATTTTACTTCTTTTATAAAAGTGATAACAGCGGGGCAAACTGTGGTGCATGATTTACATTGGGTACCATTGTTCGACGTAAGCTTACGTTTTTATTTAGATGGACTGAGTTTGTTTTTTGCTTTATTGGTGAGTTTTTTTGGTTCGCTAATTTTAATGTACGCCTCCAAATACATGGAAGGAAAAAGGCAAGTGAATCGATTCTTGTTCTATCTAATCCTCTTTATGTCGTCTATGCTTGGGTTGGTGTTGTCAGACCATATTCTTTTGTTCTATATCTTTTGGGAGTTAACAAGTGTGAGCTCTTATTTCTTGATAAGCTATAATAATGGACAAGAAGAGTCTAGACGTGCGGCGCTGCAAGCTTTACTGGTAACAAATCTAGGGGGCTTGGCCCTTTTTGGCGGGTTGTTATTGCTTGGGAATAGCGCAGGGTCTTATCACATTTCTGAGATTATACAGTCGAAGATCGTTTCTTTTGATTATTATATGCCGATAGCAATATTGATTTTGATTGGATGTTTTACCAAATCTGCTCAATTTCCCTTTCATTTTTGGCTGCCCAATGCTATGGCTGCGCCGACTCCGGTTAGTGCTTTTTTGCACTCAGCGACAATGGTGAAGGCGGGAATCTTTTTGATCATGCGGTTAAATCCAGCATTATCGGGTACGGATTTATGGATGTATATGCTGGTATTCTTCGGCGGAATGACTGCTTTACTAGGCGCTCTTAAATCCCTTTTACAAAATGATTTAAAAAAAATATTAGCATACGTTACTATCAGTACACTTGGATTATTGGTGGCGACAATTGGCGTTGGTAACACGTTGGCCTTACAGGCTGCGCTGATTTACCTATTGGTACACGCATGTTATAAAGGAGCCCTATTCTTGCTGGTAGGTAACATTGATAAACAAACAAAAACAAGGGACGTTAATCAGCTATCTGGCTTGTTTGAAACTATGCCTTATTCTGGCGTTGCGACAGCATTAGCGTGTTTAGCGATGGCTGGTCTGCCACCTACTTTGGGATTTATAGCTAAAGAAAAGTTGTACGAATCGCTTTTGGTCAACAATTTGCTGTTTGCTATCATTTTTGTTGTAAGTGCTATTTATGTTACGCTTGCGATCCGGATCGCATACGGTGTGTTTTTTGGAAGGAGAAAATTACCAGAAGTTGACGACGACTCCTTTACATATACGGAGAGTAGCTGGATGATGTGGTTGCCTCCCATGGTGTTTGGATGTGTAGGTATTCTGTTCGGTTTACTCGGAAATTCCATAGCTTCTTTTTTGGGCCAATCTTCAAGCTCTTTGATGCTGGAGGAAAAGGCATTAGACCTTGGGATGTGGCATGGTATAAATTGGGTATTGTTTTTAAGTATATTTACCTGGGTAATCGGTTGGATAATATATAAGTATTATTTATTTGTAAATAAGTTAGTTAGATATATTATTAAAAGTATTCCTGTAAGTATTGAACGTATCTATTTTTGGGTGTTAGATGTATTAACACCGATGGCGACAAAATTAATATTGAATTTGCAGAATGGACAACTTACAAGATATTTGAAAATTATATTTGCTACGCTTATTCTCTTGCTGGCAGCCGTTTATTTTAAATTGGATCTCCTCCCAACAGATTGGAACTTCCAACAAGAAATCAAATTGGATAGGATATACGAATTTTTACCGGTGATGCTAATTTTATTTGGAACTATTATAACATTAAAGAATCCTTCACGATTGGTAATGCTGGTAGCTTTAAGTTTATTGGGGTTCGGTGTTGCACTATTTTTTGCCATGTTCAGCGCACCTGATGTTTCAATGACTCAGTTTTTGGTGGAGACGATTACCTTGGTTATTTTTACGATTATACTAAGACGACTTCCTAAAAACGCATCCTTTCCACGAGTACGTAGACAGTTGTTAATGGTGTTGGTTTCTCTTTCATTTGGTATCATGATGACTTTGATATTAAGTACTTTGCAGGGATTTGATCCAGATCCTGCACTTAAGAGCTTTTTTTTAGAAAATAGTGCGCCAAGAGGCAAAGGAGAAAATGTCGTTAATGTTATTCTAGTGGATTTTAGGGCTTTTGATACCTTTGGAGAAATGATTGTACTTTCTATGACAGCTTTAGGTGTTATGGCACTTATTCAACTAAAACCTAAAGAGGAAAAATCATGA
- the argS gene encoding arginine--tRNA ligase, whose amino-acid sequence MKFIASLTIQAIKEIYQVELPENVVTLQETRKEFEGQLTIVTFPFTKFSKKSPELTGAEIGDFLVANSDDITSYNVIKGFLNLKLSDLFWFNLLNESVLDECFGVIPKNGKKVMVEYSSPNTNKPLHLGHVRNNLLGYAVSEILNAAGYDVIKSNLINDRGIHICKSMLAWQKFGEGETPQSSGLKGDKLVGNYYVIFDKEYKKEIGALRQEGYSEEDAKKEAPLMKEAQKMLRDWEAGDQQTLRLWQKMNEWVYEGFEETYRRMGVSFDKVYYESNTYLLGKDLIEEGLKNGVFFRKADNSVWIDLSDEGLDEKLVLRGDGTSVYITQDLGTAQLKFDDCHMDQSIYVVGNEQDYHFKVLFLILKKLGKPWAPGLHHLSYGMVDLPSGKMKSREGTVVDADDLMLDMVQTAKNRTEELGKVEGFTQAEKDHLYEMIGMGALKYFLLKVEPKKRLLFDPNESIDFQGNTGPFIQYTHARIRSVLAKGSYDPSLSKILSSELHNIEIELIISLSKFPETITAAAEDLSPSLVANYIYELAKLYNKFYHEMPILKVEEELLKIFRLNLSAATAGVISKGMRLLGIEVPERM is encoded by the coding sequence ATGAAATTTATTGCTTCATTAACCATTCAGGCTATTAAGGAAATCTATCAAGTGGAACTTCCTGAAAATGTAGTTACCCTTCAGGAAACCCGGAAGGAATTTGAAGGGCAGCTTACCATAGTAACCTTTCCTTTTACCAAATTTTCTAAAAAATCACCGGAACTAACGGGAGCTGAGATCGGTGATTTTTTAGTTGCTAATTCAGACGATATTACTTCATATAATGTGATAAAAGGTTTTTTGAACCTGAAGCTCTCTGATCTGTTCTGGTTTAATCTGCTAAATGAAAGTGTTTTAGATGAGTGTTTTGGTGTGATCCCAAAAAATGGAAAGAAAGTCATGGTGGAATATTCTTCACCTAATACTAACAAGCCTCTACACTTAGGACATGTACGTAATAACTTGTTAGGATATGCTGTTTCTGAGATATTAAATGCCGCTGGATACGATGTTATAAAATCTAATTTAATTAATGATAGAGGTATACATATCTGTAAATCAATGCTAGCCTGGCAAAAATTTGGCGAAGGTGAAACCCCACAATCCAGTGGATTGAAAGGGGATAAGCTAGTAGGCAATTACTACGTGATCTTCGATAAGGAATATAAGAAAGAGATTGGCGCGTTACGGCAAGAAGGGTATAGCGAAGAAGATGCTAAGAAAGAAGCCCCTTTAATGAAGGAGGCTCAAAAAATGCTTCGCGATTGGGAAGCAGGCGATCAGCAAACACTTCGCTTATGGCAAAAAATGAATGAATGGGTATATGAGGGATTCGAAGAGACATATAGAAGAATGGGGGTTTCTTTCGACAAGGTTTATTATGAATCAAATACTTATCTTTTAGGTAAAGACCTTATTGAAGAAGGATTGAAAAATGGCGTTTTTTTCAGAAAGGCCGATAATTCGGTGTGGATAGACCTAAGCGATGAAGGGTTGGATGAGAAGCTGGTTCTGCGTGGCGACGGTACCTCTGTTTATATAACACAAGACTTAGGAACAGCGCAGCTTAAATTTGACGATTGTCATATGGACCAGTCGATTTATGTAGTGGGAAATGAGCAAGATTATCATTTTAAGGTGCTTTTTCTGATTTTAAAGAAACTGGGTAAGCCTTGGGCGCCGGGGCTGCATCATTTGTCGTATGGTATGGTAGATCTACCTTCAGGGAAAATGAAATCACGCGAAGGTACAGTTGTAGATGCGGACGATCTGATGTTGGATATGGTTCAGACGGCTAAGAACAGAACAGAGGAATTAGGTAAAGTAGAAGGTTTTACACAAGCTGAGAAGGATCATTTATATGAAATGATAGGAATGGGTGCATTGAAGTATTTTCTGCTCAAAGTTGAACCGAAGAAAAGGTTACTATTCGATCCCAACGAGTCGATAGATTTTCAGGGAAATACCGGGCCGTTTATACAATATACACATGCCCGTATAAGGTCGGTTTTAGCTAAAGGCAGTTACGATCCTTCTTTAAGTAAAATCTTATCTAGCGAATTGCATAATATTGAAATAGAATTAATTATCAGTTTGTCGAAGTTTCCAGAGACCATTACAGCTGCCGCTGAGGATTTAAGCCCATCGTTAGTAGCTAATTATATCTATGAATTGGCTAAGTTGTATAATAAGTTTTATCATGAAATGCCTATTTTGAAAGTAGAAGAGGAGTTACTTAAGATATTCCGGTTGAATCTCTCAGCAGCAACTGCGGGTGTTATTTCTAAAGGGATGCGTTTGCTTGGTATAGAGGTTCCGGAAAGAATGTAA
- a CDS encoding arginine deiminase family protein, with the protein MTTDLNFRMHVNSEIGTLRKLLVHSPDSGLGQVVPSKAQDWLFEDIVHLNTLRKDEYDYYIKLLLYFLDPDRIKGRLSIIDSVEQNRSFFKPDHPNFHNSDKVIEVQTLLADILQDKTIRSNLIAAVCALEGCNYNLQLQLNEKKSKRLAKIILSGSFDDEHMIFAPIPNLIFTRDLGIVINNYMLLNNPAKKARGRENLIMRYIFFNHPLFEEYKRNILEIPDPIQHFLRPGEDEEQRATLEGGDVMVVSKDHVLIGCSERTSPHGANAAIKLLFANKVVNKVTIVKIPSKRDFMHIDTVFTQVKRNVWVILGSVAGKQPINEAEPLHHIAPDNHRSITEIIQFKINTPSHPIYFDSIEELLDDISRNDLNCKEPTQFIYSGNNIFPYDAREQWTDSCNVLAIKEGVILGYDRNDKTILSFQEKGFQVIKIKTLIKALETDQIKVEDISNTLVIMPSAELSRARGGFHCMSLPLLRDNIQ; encoded by the coding sequence ATGACTACAGACCTTAATTTTCGCATGCATGTTAATTCAGAAATCGGCACATTACGTAAATTACTGGTTCATAGCCCCGATAGTGGCTTAGGACAGGTGGTACCATCCAAAGCACAGGATTGGCTTTTTGAAGACATTGTACATTTAAACACCTTACGTAAAGATGAATACGATTATTATATAAAGTTATTGTTATATTTTTTAGATCCTGATAGAATAAAAGGTAGGTTATCCATCATCGATTCTGTTGAACAGAATCGGTCTTTTTTTAAACCGGATCACCCAAATTTCCATAACTCTGATAAAGTAATAGAAGTACAAACGTTACTTGCAGATATTCTTCAAGATAAAACTATTAGAAGCAATTTAATTGCTGCAGTCTGTGCGTTAGAAGGTTGCAATTATAATTTACAGTTACAGCTCAACGAAAAAAAATCCAAAAGGTTGGCAAAAATCATTCTATCGGGGTCTTTTGATGATGAGCATATGATCTTTGCGCCCATACCAAATCTAATCTTTACGAGAGATCTTGGTATCGTCATCAACAATTACATGCTATTAAACAACCCCGCAAAAAAGGCAAGAGGACGTGAAAACCTAATTATGCGCTATATATTTTTTAACCACCCGTTGTTTGAAGAATATAAAAGAAATATTCTAGAGATTCCTGACCCTATACAACATTTCCTACGCCCAGGCGAAGATGAGGAACAAAGGGCTACATTGGAAGGAGGCGATGTTATGGTAGTAAGCAAAGATCATGTATTGATTGGCTGTAGCGAACGTACGTCTCCACATGGCGCAAACGCGGCAATTAAACTACTTTTTGCAAATAAAGTAGTAAACAAGGTAACAATAGTAAAGATACCGAGTAAACGCGATTTTATGCATATCGACACTGTTTTCACACAAGTGAAACGTAATGTATGGGTTATTCTAGGTTCCGTGGCAGGGAAACAACCCATTAACGAAGCCGAGCCGTTACACCATATCGCTCCCGACAACCACAGGAGCATTACTGAAATTATTCAATTTAAAATCAACACTCCATCGCATCCGATATACTTTGATTCTATTGAAGAATTACTAGATGATATTAGTCGTAATGACTTGAATTGCAAAGAACCAACACAGTTCATCTATAGTGGAAATAACATTTTCCCCTATGACGCGCGCGAACAATGGACTGACTCCTGCAATGTGCTTGCTATTAAAGAAGGTGTAATTCTGGGCTACGATAGAAATGATAAAACAATCTTGTCATTTCAAGAGAAAGGTTTTCAAGTTATAAAGATCAAAACACTTATCAAAGCACTCGAAACCGACCAGATAAAGGTAGAAGACATATCAAACACCTTAGTTATCATGCCTTCAGCAGAGCTATCCAGGGCAAGAGGTGGTTTTCATTGCATGAGTTTACCTTTGTTGAGAGACAATATTCAATAA
- the ctlX gene encoding citrulline utilization hydrolase CtlX — protein MVVARSIMMVRPVAFRHNEQTAVNNKFQQPEKTPVNVQQLALEQFDNFVSLLQANGITVHTFDDTLQPTTPDSIFPNNWVTFHEDGTAILYPMYAPNRRTEKRVDILQELRNQYMLNTVIDFGYFEASNKFLEGTGSMVLDRLNRIAYMCASQRSSNEVFQSFCQKMDYIPITFEALDENGFPIYHTNVMMCIGTKFAIMHSASIHDANERLTVMRTIRQSGKEIISISNKQLHRFAGNMLELTNKSGQNLLVMSEQAYLSLNSEQIACLEKYAKLIYAPLDVIEKNGGGSARCMIAEILLPIKNDIAVRH, from the coding sequence ATGGTTGTCGCGAGAAGCATTATGATGGTGAGACCCGTGGCTTTTAGACACAATGAACAAACAGCTGTCAACAACAAGTTCCAACAACCCGAGAAAACACCAGTTAATGTTCAACAACTGGCCTTGGAACAATTTGATAATTTTGTTTCTTTACTACAAGCTAACGGAATTACCGTCCATACATTTGATGATACCCTACAACCAACTACTCCCGACTCGATCTTCCCGAACAACTGGGTTACCTTTCACGAAGATGGCACTGCCATACTCTATCCGATGTATGCACCGAACCGGAGAACAGAAAAGCGAGTGGACATTTTACAAGAACTCAGAAACCAATATATGCTTAACACTGTTATAGATTTCGGTTATTTTGAAGCATCAAACAAATTCTTAGAAGGTACGGGAAGTATGGTGCTCGATCGTTTGAATAGAATTGCCTATATGTGTGCTTCGCAAAGAAGCTCAAATGAAGTCTTCCAATCGTTTTGTCAGAAAATGGATTATATACCTATCACATTTGAAGCCTTGGACGAAAATGGCTTTCCGATCTACCATACCAATGTGATGATGTGTATCGGCACTAAATTTGCCATTATGCACAGTGCATCCATTCATGATGCTAATGAACGATTAACAGTTATGCGCACCATACGACAATCGGGAAAGGAAATCATCAGCATCTCCAACAAGCAACTTCACCGCTTCGCAGGTAATATGTTGGAACTTACAAACAAAAGCGGGCAGAATCTGTTGGTTATGTCAGAACAAGCGTATTTATCACTAAATAGCGAGCAGATTGCATGTCTAGAAAAATATGCCAAACTAATATACGCTCCTTTAGATGTCATTGAAAAAAATGGTGGCGGAAGTGCACGTTGTATGATAGCAGAGATTCTATTACCAATAAAAAATGATATCGCTGTCAGGCACTAA
- a CDS encoding arginine decarboxylase — translation MQSYQEFLDLSVGFPQDGFDIIDDELYFHDLNLMEMIETYGTPLRFTYLPIISKKIQQAKILFQTAILKNNYRGTYKYCYCTKSSHFRHIVEEALKNDIHLETSSAFDMPMIDALEKKGVVSKDITVICNGFKTFQYKQYIIDMLHDGFQNIVPVLDNKEEFNLYDDEVELETPCNLGIRIAAEEQPDSQFYTSRLGVRMEDVIDFYNNKIVPNPNFKVKVLHFFINSGISDTPYYWNELEKYVTLYCKFKKINPDLDTLDIGGGMPFKDSLVHDFDYEYMVNEIVNRIKQICAIHDVMEPDIITEFGKYTVAEASGILYKVLGRKQQNDREKWLMLDGSFITNLPDVWALNQKYILLPINNWDSEYERVNLGGITCDGQDYYNQEAHMNNVFMPKTRKVQYLGFFHTGAYQEVLSGYGGIHHCLLPSPKHVIIRRNRDETFNFEVFGEEQNSKQVLKILGYH, via the coding sequence ATGCAGAGCTACCAGGAATTTCTCGATTTGAGTGTCGGCTTTCCCCAAGACGGGTTTGACATCATTGATGATGAGCTATACTTTCACGATTTAAACTTAATGGAGATGATAGAGACCTATGGTACTCCGCTTAGGTTTACCTATTTACCTATTATTAGTAAAAAAATCCAACAAGCTAAAATATTATTTCAAACAGCTATTCTAAAAAACAACTATAGAGGCACTTATAAATATTGTTATTGCACCAAAAGCTCCCATTTTAGGCATATTGTCGAAGAAGCATTAAAAAATGATATCCACCTCGAAACGTCCTCTGCATTTGATATGCCCATGATAGATGCTTTAGAGAAGAAGGGCGTCGTATCTAAAGACATTACCGTTATATGCAATGGCTTTAAAACCTTTCAGTATAAGCAATATATAATTGATATGCTACATGATGGATTCCAAAACATCGTACCAGTACTGGATAATAAGGAAGAGTTTAATCTTTACGATGATGAGGTAGAGCTGGAAACTCCATGTAACCTCGGCATTAGAATCGCCGCTGAAGAACAACCCGACTCGCAGTTTTACACTTCCAGATTAGGCGTCAGAATGGAGGATGTTATTGACTTTTACAATAATAAAATTGTTCCTAACCCGAATTTTAAAGTAAAAGTTCTTCATTTTTTCATTAATTCTGGAATCTCCGACACACCTTATTACTGGAACGAGCTGGAGAAGTATGTAACCCTCTATTGCAAATTCAAAAAAATCAATCCTGATCTCGATACTTTAGATATTGGTGGCGGTATGCCATTTAAGGACTCTCTGGTTCATGATTTTGACTATGAATATATGGTCAATGAGATTGTTAACCGCATCAAACAGATATGCGCGATACATGATGTAATGGAACCCGATATTATCACGGAGTTTGGAAAATACACGGTTGCCGAGGCTTCTGGGATTCTCTACAAAGTACTCGGCCGTAAGCAGCAAAACGATCGAGAAAAATGGTTGATGTTAGATGGATCCTTCATCACCAACTTACCCGATGTGTGGGCACTTAACCAAAAATACATCCTGCTACCTATCAATAATTGGGATTCAGAATATGAACGGGTAAATCTTGGAGGTATAACCTGTGATGGACAGGATTACTATAATCAAGAGGCACATATGAACAACGTCTTTATGCCTAAAACAAGAAAAGTACAATACCTCGGTTTCTTTCATACCGGCGCTTATCAGGAAGTTTTAAGTGGTTACGGCGGCATACATCATTGCCTACTCCCTTCTCCAAAACATGTCATTATTCGCAGAAATAGGGATGAAACATTTAATTTTGAAGTTTTTGGAGAAGAACAAAACTCCAAGCAGGTGTTAAAAATATTAGGTTATCATTAA